One region of Skermanella mucosa genomic DNA includes:
- a CDS encoding peptidoglycan-binding domain-containing protein, protein MGFRGHRLAVLSVAVCLSVSAPGAGPADAADPKSADVQWAQTILKDKGFFKGRPNGDMNDPTRAALRAYQKSAGLKQTGQLDHATTSHMLAARQAATAPTMGNLAGPNGRPQPSQAPRGEAPKPVAAPRTQVDSHGTPEGVQALGVVGQSGTAGNSSYTAPAPVRRAAAPGEPVPQAAPRTAVDSIGQAPPEGMREAPDPATSGITVPEWVRTGVIGILAAAFGIAGLTFWLSGRRPSRKRTAAGAAAPAAQRREPSFEGGKAAAGGAPVLRATRPS, encoded by the coding sequence ATGGGGTTCCGGGGGCATCGGCTCGCGGTATTGAGCGTTGCGGTCTGCCTGTCGGTATCGGCTCCCGGAGCCGGTCCGGCCGACGCGGCCGATCCGAAGAGCGCCGACGTGCAGTGGGCGCAGACCATCCTGAAGGACAAGGGATTCTTCAAGGGCCGTCCCAACGGCGACATGAACGACCCGACCCGTGCGGCCCTGCGCGCCTATCAGAAATCGGCCGGACTGAAGCAGACGGGGCAGCTCGACCACGCGACCACCAGCCATATGCTCGCGGCACGCCAGGCCGCGACGGCGCCGACCATGGGCAATCTCGCCGGGCCGAACGGCCGTCCCCAGCCGAGCCAGGCCCCCCGCGGCGAAGCGCCCAAGCCGGTGGCGGCGCCGAGAACCCAGGTCGATTCCCACGGCACGCCCGAGGGCGTGCAGGCCCTGGGCGTGGTCGGCCAGTCCGGGACCGCCGGGAACTCCAGCTACACCGCCCCCGCTCCGGTGAGGCGCGCGGCGGCGCCCGGCGAGCCGGTTCCCCAGGCGGCGCCGCGCACCGCGGTCGATTCCATCGGACAGGCCCCGCCGGAGGGCATGCGCGAGGCGCCGGATCCGGCGACCAGCGGAATCACCGTGCCGGAATGGGTGCGCACCGGCGTGATCGGCATCCTGGCCGCCGCCTTCGGCATCGCCGGCCTGACCTTCTGGCTGAGCGGACGGCGGCCGTCGCGCAAGCGCACCGCCGCCGGTGCGGCCGCCCCCGCGGCCCAGCGGCGGGAACCTAGCTTCGAAGGCGGCAAAGCGGCGGCGGGCGGCGCTCCGGTGCTGCGCGCGACCAGGCCCTCCTGA
- a CDS encoding putative transporter — protein sequence MELLTGLIGDLPAVAQVILMLSLVTVLGLALGEIKLGGVGLGIGGVLFAGIAVGHAAKLAGLSLDHAMLDFAREFGLILFVYSIGIQVGPGFFSALKRSGLALNLMAAAMVGLGAATAVAIHLAGGLPLPVVLGLFSGAVTNTPSLGAAQQVLKEVGAAPEMLALPSLGYAMAYPFGIAGILITMLAVKALFRLDPAEAARAFEERRRSDVAALETMNVAVRNEALGGRAIGDLPGLADCGVIVSRMMRDGRLRVPHDGTLLQAGDVLHLVGPKPGLLRMQSVLGPESDLKLTTKGTDLTWARVVVTNAQVLGRSIAALNVQDSYDVRISRVVRSGVELVPDAAFRLQFGDIVNVIGTPEHIRQVAGVLGNSERRLQQVHLVPMFLGILVGLLLGSVPLAVPGLPAPLKLGLAGGPLIAAILLARVGHVGPLVWFMPPVANTALRELGIVLFLAVVGFRSGDRFVDTLVHGDGLAWMACGALITIVPLMAVALFAHLAMRLNYLSLCGLLAGSMTDPPALAFAGAMARSEAPALAYATVYPLVMCLRILAPQVMVLLLA from the coding sequence ATGGAACTTCTGACCGGTCTGATCGGCGACCTGCCGGCCGTTGCCCAGGTTATCCTGATGCTGAGCCTCGTCACCGTGCTCGGCTTGGCCCTGGGAGAGATCAAGCTCGGCGGCGTCGGACTCGGCATCGGCGGCGTCCTGTTCGCCGGGATCGCGGTCGGGCATGCCGCCAAGCTGGCGGGGCTGTCGCTCGACCACGCCATGCTCGACTTCGCGCGGGAGTTCGGACTTATCCTGTTCGTCTACAGCATCGGCATCCAGGTCGGCCCCGGTTTCTTCTCCGCGCTGAAGCGGTCCGGCCTGGCGCTCAACCTGATGGCGGCGGCGATGGTCGGGCTCGGCGCCGCGACGGCGGTAGCGATCCATCTGGCGGGCGGGCTGCCGCTGCCGGTCGTGCTGGGCCTGTTCTCCGGCGCCGTGACCAACACGCCGTCCCTGGGCGCCGCGCAGCAGGTGCTGAAGGAGGTCGGCGCCGCGCCGGAGATGCTGGCCCTGCCCAGCCTGGGCTACGCCATGGCCTATCCCTTCGGTATCGCCGGCATCCTGATCACCATGCTGGCGGTCAAGGCCCTGTTCCGCCTCGACCCGGCCGAAGCCGCCCGCGCGTTCGAGGAGCGGCGGCGCTCGGACGTGGCGGCGCTGGAGACCATGAACGTGGCGGTCCGAAACGAGGCGCTGGGCGGCCGGGCGATCGGCGACCTGCCCGGACTGGCGGATTGCGGCGTGATCGTCTCGCGCATGATGCGGGACGGCAGGCTGCGGGTGCCCCACGACGGCACCCTGCTCCAGGCCGGCGACGTGCTGCACCTCGTCGGGCCGAAGCCCGGCCTGCTCAGGATGCAGTCGGTGCTGGGGCCGGAGAGCGACCTGAAGCTCACCACCAAGGGAACCGACCTCACCTGGGCGCGGGTGGTGGTGACCAACGCCCAGGTGCTGGGCAGGTCGATCGCGGCGCTGAACGTCCAGGACTCCTACGACGTCCGCATCTCGCGCGTGGTGCGGTCGGGGGTCGAGCTGGTGCCGGACGCCGCCTTCAGGCTCCAGTTCGGAGACATCGTCAACGTCATCGGCACGCCGGAGCATATCCGGCAGGTCGCCGGCGTGCTGGGCAATTCCGAACGGCGGCTCCAGCAGGTCCATCTGGTGCCGATGTTCCTCGGCATCCTGGTGGGGCTGCTGCTGGGCAGCGTGCCCCTGGCGGTGCCGGGACTGCCCGCGCCGCTGAAGCTGGGGCTCGCCGGCGGGCCGCTGATCGCGGCGATCCTGCTGGCCCGCGTGGGCCATGTGGGGCCGCTGGTCTGGTTCATGCCGCCGGTCGCCAACACGGCGCTGCGCGAGCTGGGCATCGTGCTGTTCCTGGCTGTCGTGGGGTTCCGGTCGGGGGACCGCTTCGTCGATACCCTGGTCCATGGCGACGGTCTGGCCTGGATGGCCTGCGGCGCGCTGATCACCATCGTCCCGCTCATGGCCGTTGCGCTGTTCGCCCATCTGGCGATGCGGCTCAATTATCTGAGCCTGTGCGGCCTGCTGGCGGGATCCATGACCGACCCGCCGGCCCTGGCCTTCGCCGGCGCCATGGCCCGGAGCGAGGCGCCCGCCCTCGCCTACGCGACCGTCTACCCCCTGGTGATGTGCCTGCGCATCCTGGCGCCCCAGGTGATGGTGCTGCTCCTCGCCTGA